Proteins from one Mycobacterium sp. HUMS_12744610 genomic window:
- a CDS encoding site-specific integrase translates to MDTTVGGIGAVVVAELRAAGYMESTVGQYAKTIKALTKFASGRGYSTGLGAEFASMTTSARTGRFSAQRRFDYRRLVTVFDSYVQTGRVDLSVRGRGGGGPRPKASGLVALDAAWEAEMSRRGLAPATCEAYGRVARSYLVFLEARGIAVLDEADGASVLAFLESLLDRWAKSSLFWVVSNFRPFLKEELSIPVDGRFGWPTFRVDEEGSQRRRAADATNSSS, encoded by the coding sequence ATGGATACGACGGTTGGTGGGATCGGCGCGGTTGTGGTGGCGGAGCTGCGCGCGGCCGGTTATATGGAATCGACAGTTGGTCAGTACGCGAAGACGATCAAGGCTCTGACTAAATTCGCCTCGGGGCGTGGGTATTCCACCGGTTTGGGTGCGGAGTTCGCGTCGATGACGACCAGTGCACGCACCGGTCGGTTCAGCGCTCAGCGGCGGTTCGATTACCGACGTCTGGTTACGGTGTTCGACTCGTATGTGCAGACCGGCCGGGTGGACCTGTCGGTTCGTGGCCGCGGCGGCGGAGGTCCACGACCCAAGGCGAGCGGCTTGGTTGCGCTGGACGCCGCTTGGGAGGCCGAGATGAGCCGACGCGGTCTGGCGCCGGCCACCTGTGAGGCCTATGGGCGGGTGGCGCGCAGCTATCTGGTGTTCCTGGAAGCACGCGGTATCGCCGTGCTTGACGAGGCGGATGGCGCCAGCGTTCTGGCGTTCTTGGAATCCCTACTGGATCGGTGGGCCAAGTCGTCGCTGTTTTGGGTGGTCTCGAACTTTCGCCCATTCCTGAAGGAGGAATTGTCAATTCCTGTGGATGGGCGTTTCGGGTGGCCCACGTTTCGCGTCGACGAGGAAGGATCTCAGAGGCGCCGTGCGGCTGATGCTACGAATTCGTCGAGTTGA
- a CDS encoding IS1380 family transposase, translating into MQATTDWSKNVRVEVRGDDVVGHAGNVIPRLLADNLGLTSGLSSVLSRPEVTHDRGAVLRDVAVSIAGGAQNLAGTAVLRDQHRLFQAVASVPTMWRSLGEIDEQSITEVTAVRNKVRSRVWEAIEARHGAIPASQTCYGDLGDTIVIRIDASLIQSHSDKQHAAGNFKGGFGFHPLLAWCDNTGELLAVIARAGNAGSNTAADHIAIIDAAIAAIPAKWRRKLLVTIDGAGSSHAVVEHLEKLNARPGMSVGYSVGFDLDERVRVAIGQMPDAGWQAALDATGAARDDAQVAELTGLLRHSTGGDRLVGWPAGMRILVRREEIEHGTQLSLFEQLAGYRYQVLATSTAGGQPQRLEARHRVHARVEGFIRTGKDTGLARWPSHSFAINTAWVTAVAIAIDLLCWMRLLLLDGPLAKAEPATLRYRLLHAAARLIKRSRYLILRIPQTWPWAQEFADALNRVRAIP; encoded by the coding sequence ATGCAGGCTACTACGGATTGGTCGAAGAATGTCCGAGTTGAGGTCCGTGGCGACGACGTGGTCGGGCACGCCGGTAACGTGATACCCCGGTTGCTGGCCGACAATCTGGGTTTGACCAGCGGTTTGTCGTCGGTGCTGTCGCGCCCAGAAGTCACCCACGACCGAGGCGCGGTGTTGCGCGATGTGGCGGTATCGATCGCCGGCGGCGCGCAGAACCTGGCCGGCACCGCGGTGCTGCGCGATCAGCACCGGTTGTTTCAGGCGGTGGCGTCGGTTCCGACGATGTGGCGGTCCCTGGGCGAGATCGACGAGCAGAGCATCACCGAGGTCACGGCCGTGCGCAACAAGGTCCGCTCTCGGGTGTGGGAGGCGATCGAGGCCCGCCACGGTGCGATCCCGGCTTCGCAGACCTGCTATGGGGACCTCGGGGACACGATCGTGATCCGCATCGACGCGTCGCTGATTCAGTCGCACAGCGATAAGCAGCACGCCGCAGGCAATTTCAAAGGCGGGTTTGGCTTCCACCCGCTGTTGGCGTGGTGTGACAACACCGGCGAACTGCTGGCGGTGATCGCCCGTGCAGGCAACGCCGGCTCGAACACCGCGGCCGATCATATCGCGATCATCGACGCCGCGATCGCGGCGATCCCGGCCAAGTGGCGCCGCAAGTTGCTGGTCACCATCGACGGCGCGGGTTCAAGCCACGCCGTCGTCGAACACCTGGAGAAACTCAATGCCCGGCCGGGGATGTCAGTGGGCTACTCGGTCGGATTCGACCTCGATGAGCGGGTCCGGGTCGCGATCGGCCAGATGCCCGATGCGGGATGGCAAGCCGCACTGGATGCCACCGGAGCGGCCCGTGACGACGCCCAGGTCGCCGAGTTGACCGGGCTGCTGCGCCACAGCACCGGAGGGGATCGGCTGGTCGGCTGGCCGGCCGGCATGCGCATCCTGGTGCGGCGCGAAGAAATCGAACACGGCACCCAGTTGTCATTGTTCGAGCAGCTGGCCGGCTACCGCTACCAGGTCCTCGCCACCTCGACTGCCGGTGGACAACCCCAGCGACTGGAAGCCCGCCACCGCGTCCACGCCCGGGTGGAGGGCTTCATCCGCACCGGCAAAGACACCGGCCTGGCCCGCTGGCCCTCACACTCGTTCGCCATCAACACCGCTTGGGTCACCGCCGTCGCGATCGCCATCGACCTGCTGTGCTGGATGCGACTGCTACTCCTGGACGGCCCACTGGCCAAAGCCGAACCCGCCACCCTGCGCTACCGGCTGCTGCACGCCGCGGCCCGGCTGATCAAACGATCCCGCTACCTGATCCTGCGGATCCCCCAAACCTGGCCCTGGGCACAAGAATTCGCCGACGCCCTCAACAGGGTCCGCGCCATACCCTGA
- a CDS encoding TnsA-like heteromeric transposase endonuclease subunit, whose translation MSRNNAGQNGQGAADGVVQLEWTMRFRDGVKTAWLWQVQGAPPLDLLAPIRTPRSSASHRHIPVTAYTFTNSGVVHLESGLEHDLVRMLDRDSTVLRIISQPFRLSWHTEEPVTHFPDLLTQHIDGSVTVWDARPQDKQDDGFQAKSMVTRRACERVGWRYTVFAGTTVTERMNMLWLHGFRRRPPWATHFEEQIQQLAECGDTTVGSLLSADDGTGELKTVVWHLVWTGALDIDMTVPWTLHTPVVAGKEKSHV comes from the coding sequence ATGAGTCGCAACAATGCAGGGCAAAATGGCCAAGGCGCAGCAGACGGCGTTGTGCAGCTTGAGTGGACAATGCGTTTCCGCGACGGTGTGAAAACCGCGTGGCTATGGCAAGTCCAAGGTGCTCCACCACTGGACCTGCTGGCTCCGATCAGGACGCCTCGGTCGTCGGCAAGTCATCGCCATATCCCAGTGACGGCATACACATTCACTAATTCTGGTGTCGTACATCTGGAATCAGGGCTTGAGCACGATCTGGTTCGCATGCTCGACCGTGACTCCACCGTCTTACGAATAATCTCCCAACCGTTCCGGTTGTCATGGCATACCGAAGAACCGGTTACCCACTTCCCCGACCTATTGACCCAGCACATCGATGGGAGTGTCACCGTATGGGATGCCAGACCACAAGACAAGCAGGACGATGGCTTTCAGGCCAAGAGCATGGTCACCCGCCGTGCCTGCGAGCGGGTTGGATGGCGCTACACGGTGTTCGCCGGAACGACCGTAACGGAACGAATGAACATGTTGTGGCTGCACGGATTTCGCCGCAGACCGCCATGGGCAACGCATTTCGAGGAACAGATACAGCAACTGGCTGAATGTGGCGACACGACGGTGGGCTCGCTTCTTTCCGCAGATGACGGGACGGGCGAACTCAAAACGGTGGTCTGGCACTTGGTGTGGACGGGCGCATTGGACATCGACATGACCGTGCCGTGGACGCTGCACACACCCGTTGTAGCGGGCAAGGAGAAGAGCCATGTCTAG
- a CDS encoding tyrosine-type recombinase/integrase, giving the protein MTCPGLRVQPVVMPFGDRQSWTLVDRDFVVVVAAESFLSHLHAVERSPNTVKAYAHDLRDWFEFLDQRGLLWSQVRLEDVGRFVAWLRLPGSARMGNVAALPTVDSVCTEATVNRKLSAISAFYEFHQRHGVDLGDLLTTWQRRGTRSGSWRPLLAHLGARPERSRRIRLRAEQRIPETLDNEQIAAIVAACDRLRDQFLFSVLAASGLRIGEALGLRHSDIDAAARLVSVVRRRNANGARAKGLSGRRVPVPAGVIRLYADYLHTEYGDLDSDYVFVNLWSGPIGHPMTYASVYDLVCRIRERTSISFGPHVFRHSYATELLRRGVAVEVVAHLLGHSSIATTGDTYAHLKVEDARRALVAAGWLADQDEPR; this is encoded by the coding sequence ATGACGTGCCCTGGGCTGCGGGTGCAGCCGGTGGTGATGCCGTTTGGTGATCGTCAGTCGTGGACGCTGGTCGATCGCGATTTCGTGGTAGTCGTGGCGGCCGAGTCGTTTTTGTCGCATCTGCATGCAGTTGAGCGGTCACCGAACACTGTCAAGGCGTACGCGCATGATCTGCGGGACTGGTTCGAGTTTCTCGATCAGCGTGGCCTGCTGTGGTCGCAGGTGCGACTGGAGGACGTGGGCCGGTTCGTGGCGTGGTTGCGGCTGCCGGGGAGCGCACGGATGGGTAACGTCGCGGCGCTGCCGACGGTGGACAGCGTCTGCACGGAGGCGACGGTGAACCGGAAGCTGTCGGCGATCTCAGCGTTCTATGAGTTTCATCAACGCCATGGGGTGGACTTGGGCGATCTGCTGACGACCTGGCAGCGGCGCGGGACACGTAGTGGTTCGTGGCGTCCGCTGTTGGCGCACTTGGGAGCTCGACCTGAACGCAGCAGGCGGATCCGGTTACGAGCCGAGCAGCGCATCCCTGAGACGTTGGATAACGAGCAGATCGCAGCGATCGTTGCGGCCTGTGATCGGCTGCGGGACCAGTTCCTGTTTTCTGTGCTGGCTGCGTCGGGGTTACGGATTGGTGAGGCGTTGGGGTTGCGGCACAGCGATATCGACGCCGCGGCCCGGTTGGTGTCAGTGGTGCGGCGGCGCAACGCCAACGGAGCGCGGGCCAAGGGGTTGAGTGGTCGGCGGGTGCCAGTGCCGGCCGGGGTGATCCGGCTGTATGCCGATTACCTGCACACCGAGTACGGCGATCTGGACAGCGACTACGTGTTCGTCAACCTGTGGTCGGGACCGATCGGGCATCCGATGACGTATGCCAGTGTCTATGACCTGGTCTGCCGGATTCGGGAACGGACATCAATCTCGTTCGGACCACATGTGTTTCGGCACTCCTATGCCACGGAGCTACTGCGTCGCGGGGTGGCGGTGGAGGTGGTGGCCCACCTGTTGGGTCACTCCTCGATCGCCACGACCGGCGACACGTACGCGCATTTGAAGGTCGAAGACGCTCGCCGTGCGTTGGTGGCCGCCGGGTGGCTGGCTGATCAGGATGAGCCGCGGTGA
- a CDS encoding TniQ family protein, with protein sequence MRVARRWLPLQVQPLEGESIDSWLEASARAMGGTVGTLAAAAKLPATAKPHWLTCLLPAQEQMLEAATGVPAESFEAMTLSRYDGTALHIDVDTERLDPMFPFGALPRSRFCPACLRETGGRWQLRWRLGWSFACLEHNCILVDQCPGCGSYQRSTQYYRRIQPPATCRCGLPLGTVPTLRWTDRHDFSWAQEAVNEVIDDGYGDFGIFDTHVRLLQEVLGAVRSLANRILNFASTHSLTIEGVEDDLTGEPTVSFVSSQARETLNNKAPLRALDVAVGTTLALKVLRHASVVDCGLAARWFIAGQNATSGPAEIRSCVRDSDIAAAIVLKARNADMGPELQLRYRSATTLPCAPSPGQKRIQKKAARLPAAIWSQWASVLLSGRRKTLVLRETLSCATLLVGATIRPVAAVRLLGVVESHSVLNHRLWVLCDSNYWESMQQALVRLSDFLEEGGGRINYEHRRQLDYSLLVSDDFWQQQMEWAAGSLPTVSSVVAAHCYLIERISGSPRLALQFHPELDYWSLTKLVNAFTAHLTEPTVAALDQRARSFLAEQGVSEPVYWHPPLKLFEGLDFS encoded by the coding sequence ATGAGAGTCGCGCGCCGCTGGCTTCCGCTTCAGGTGCAACCCCTTGAGGGTGAATCGATCGATTCGTGGTTGGAGGCCAGTGCACGTGCGATGGGTGGCACCGTCGGAACTCTTGCGGCAGCCGCGAAGCTTCCGGCTACCGCGAAGCCACATTGGTTGACCTGCCTGCTGCCGGCGCAGGAGCAGATGCTGGAGGCGGCCACCGGTGTACCGGCGGAGTCGTTCGAAGCGATGACGCTGAGCAGGTACGACGGGACCGCCTTGCATATTGATGTGGACACCGAGCGCCTCGATCCAATGTTTCCCTTCGGAGCTCTGCCACGGTCTCGGTTCTGCCCGGCATGCCTACGCGAAACGGGCGGTCGGTGGCAATTGCGCTGGCGACTCGGTTGGTCCTTCGCGTGCCTGGAACACAATTGCATCCTTGTCGACCAATGTCCTGGCTGCGGAAGCTATCAGCGATCGACCCAGTACTATCGCCGCATCCAGCCTCCAGCCACCTGCCGTTGCGGTCTTCCACTGGGAACGGTTCCAACGTTGCGGTGGACCGATAGACATGACTTTTCGTGGGCGCAGGAGGCGGTCAATGAGGTTATTGACGACGGCTACGGTGATTTCGGAATCTTTGACACCCACGTACGACTTTTGCAGGAGGTCCTGGGGGCTGTCAGAAGCCTTGCCAACAGGATTTTGAACTTTGCGTCGACCCACAGCCTGACGATTGAGGGCGTTGAGGATGACCTGACGGGTGAGCCTACGGTGAGTTTCGTGTCCTCACAGGCGCGAGAAACCTTGAATAACAAAGCGCCGCTTCGTGCTCTGGATGTTGCAGTCGGTACCACATTGGCCTTGAAGGTGTTGCGGCACGCAAGCGTGGTCGACTGTGGGTTGGCCGCCCGATGGTTCATTGCAGGGCAGAACGCCACCAGTGGTCCAGCGGAAATCCGCTCATGCGTGCGAGATAGCGATATCGCCGCGGCCATCGTGTTGAAGGCGCGCAACGCCGATATGGGTCCTGAACTCCAGCTGCGATACCGCTCTGCAACGACGCTGCCGTGCGCACCGAGCCCGGGGCAGAAGCGAATCCAGAAGAAGGCTGCCCGGCTGCCGGCGGCGATCTGGTCGCAATGGGCGTCTGTGTTGCTATCGGGACGTCGCAAGACTTTGGTGCTCCGCGAGACATTGTCGTGCGCCACACTGCTCGTGGGTGCAACCATCAGACCCGTTGCGGCAGTGCGCCTCCTAGGCGTCGTCGAGAGTCACAGCGTGTTGAATCACAGGCTGTGGGTTTTGTGCGACTCAAACTACTGGGAGTCGATGCAGCAGGCGCTCGTCCGGTTAAGTGACTTCCTAGAGGAGGGCGGTGGCCGGATCAACTACGAGCACCGCCGCCAGCTCGATTACTCGCTGTTGGTCAGCGATGACTTCTGGCAGCAACAGATGGAATGGGCTGCTGGCTCGCTGCCGACGGTGAGCTCGGTTGTGGCCGCGCATTGTTATTTGATTGAAAGGATAAGTGGGTCCCCGCGTCTCGCCCTCCAGTTCCACCCCGAGTTGGACTACTGGAGTTTGACGAAGCTCGTGAACGCTTTCACGGCGCACCTGACCGAGCCGACGGTGGCGGCGCTGGATCAGCGTGCACGGAGCTTCCTTGCGGAGCAGGGAGTCAGTGAACCGGTGTACTGGCACCCACCTCTCAAACTGTTTGAGGGACTTGACTTCTCGTAG
- a CDS encoding phosphotransferase family protein, producing the protein MLHGFDIDDELHHQLRAPVPPGVLAWVERQTQCQVLAQQPLQGGQSAAIHRLVLDGRDDVILQRFVLDWIFDETWAPANEALVLGLLADTSVPAPEMIAADPQGQDTGVPTVLMTALPGTLVWDPPELDPWLDAVIDVMMTIHSTPAPQELRPWEPYAPENAPPAWTGHRWAWERAVVAYHDARPSSDRVFVHRDFHPGNILWQQGRISGVVDWVSSCAGPVEEDVAHCRVNLAIHHGQTVADRFLQRWIHASGQSEYHPHWDLLTAVSMAGDMPDHQLDEFVASAARRL; encoded by the coding sequence GTGCTGCATGGATTCGACATCGATGATGAGTTGCACCACCAGCTGCGTGCTCCAGTCCCACCAGGGGTACTGGCATGGGTTGAGCGCCAGACACAGTGTCAGGTACTTGCCCAGCAGCCCTTGCAAGGCGGTCAATCCGCGGCCATTCACCGTCTCGTTCTCGATGGCCGAGACGACGTGATCCTGCAGCGATTCGTCCTGGACTGGATCTTCGACGAGACGTGGGCTCCTGCCAACGAGGCGCTGGTCTTAGGCCTTCTGGCCGACACATCGGTTCCGGCGCCCGAGATGATCGCCGCCGACCCGCAAGGACAGGACACAGGTGTGCCCACGGTACTGATGACCGCACTCCCGGGCACCCTCGTGTGGGACCCACCGGAGCTGGACCCGTGGTTGGACGCCGTCATCGACGTCATGATGACCATCCACTCCACACCGGCACCGCAGGAGTTACGCCCGTGGGAGCCATACGCGCCGGAGAACGCCCCGCCAGCGTGGACCGGCCACCGTTGGGCATGGGAAAGAGCAGTCGTTGCGTATCACGATGCGCGCCCAAGCAGCGACCGCGTGTTCGTGCATCGCGATTTCCATCCCGGCAACATCTTGTGGCAGCAGGGAAGAATATCCGGAGTTGTCGATTGGGTCTCGTCGTGCGCCGGACCGGTTGAGGAGGACGTCGCTCACTGCCGCGTAAACCTGGCGATACACCACGGACAAACCGTCGCAGACCGCTTCCTCCAGCGCTGGATCCATGCCAGCGGCCAGTCCGAATACCACCCCCATTGGGATCTGCTAACCGCGGTGTCGATGGCCGGCGATATGCCTGATCATCAACTCGACGAATTCGTAGCATCAGCCGCACGGCGCCTCTGA
- a CDS encoding DUF4254 domain-containing protein translates to MRQVHDTALVWHRTPPASSCTPDSITAKALHLHALNFHLWHHEDAARHPGVGDREVARTKRAIDDLNARRNAAIENIDAALLERLNPDNNAPLHTETPAMIVDRLSVLALRVLGTSATEWRGSRIAVLGEQYDDLLGGLERFLARIGDGQIGFKVYRQFKSAGQHSNCAAFETPNAR, encoded by the coding sequence GTGCGCCAGGTCCACGACACTGCGCTGGTGTGGCATCGCACACCGCCGGCCTCTTCCTGCACACCCGACAGCATCACGGCGAAGGCACTCCACCTGCATGCGCTCAACTTCCACCTGTGGCATCACGAAGACGCCGCTCGCCACCCCGGGGTCGGCGACCGTGAGGTGGCCCGCACGAAGCGGGCCATCGACGACCTCAACGCCCGCCGCAACGCCGCCATCGAGAACATCGACGCGGCGCTGCTCGAGCGGCTCAACCCTGACAACAACGCACCGCTGCACACCGAGACCCCCGCCATGATCGTCGACCGGCTCTCGGTGCTCGCTTTGCGCGTATTGGGCACGAGTGCAACGGAATGGCGCGGTTCGCGGATTGCCGTGCTCGGGGAACAGTACGACGACCTTCTCGGTGGCCTGGAACGATTCCTCGCGCGAATTGGGGACGGCCAAATCGGATTCAAGGTCTATCGGCAATTCAAATCCGCTGGTCAGCACAGCAATTGCGCGGCCTTCGAGACACCCAACGCTCGTTGA
- a CDS encoding IS256 family transposase, with translation MAETFSAETLDSLIKDAVKSGTPIDGADGLLNELTKAVLERSLQTEMTHHLGYESGDLAGRGSGNSRNGFSSKTVSTVNGPVDISVPRDRNGSFEPAIVPKKTRRLNNINSVVLSLYSRGMTTRDIEAHLQEVYGAAVSRELISNVTDVVVDEIKAWQSRPLDEVYPILYIDGLRLRIKDNGVVTTKVAYLAIGVDLEGHKHALGVWIQDSEGAKFWQKVVIDLRNRGVRDILIACCDGLTGLPDAIRSTFPDTVVQTCVVHVIRNAMRFVSYKDRKKVATSMRAIYGASTTEAAELALKEFDTAYGAQYPGAIDVWRNAWPEFVPFLDYPVELRKIVYTTNAIESINFQLRKITKNRGHFPDKDAAMKLLYLGLRNISSDRGGFSGTGTYNWTVALNTLARLFPGRIPLC, from the coding sequence CTGGCCGAGACGTTTTCGGCGGAGACGCTGGATTCGCTGATCAAGGATGCGGTGAAGTCGGGCACTCCGATCGACGGCGCGGACGGTTTGCTCAATGAGTTGACTAAGGCGGTGCTGGAGCGCTCGCTGCAGACCGAGATGACTCATCATCTGGGCTATGAGTCCGGGGATCTGGCCGGGCGCGGGTCGGGCAATTCGCGCAACGGGTTCAGCTCGAAGACGGTGTCCACGGTCAACGGTCCAGTGGATATCTCCGTGCCGCGCGACCGCAACGGATCGTTCGAGCCGGCGATCGTGCCCAAGAAGACCCGCCGACTCAATAACATCAATTCCGTTGTGTTGTCGCTGTATTCGCGCGGGATGACCACCCGCGACATTGAAGCCCATCTGCAGGAGGTGTACGGGGCTGCCGTGTCGCGCGAGCTGATCTCTAATGTCACCGACGTCGTGGTCGATGAGATCAAGGCCTGGCAGTCCCGCCCGCTCGATGAGGTCTATCCCATCCTCTACATCGACGGGCTGCGGTTGCGCATCAAGGACAACGGGGTGGTCACGACCAAGGTGGCCTATCTGGCCATCGGGGTGGATCTGGAGGGCCACAAACACGCCCTGGGGGTCTGGATCCAAGACTCCGAGGGCGCCAAATTCTGGCAGAAAGTCGTCATCGACCTGCGCAACCGCGGGGTGCGCGACATCCTGATCGCCTGCTGCGACGGGCTGACCGGGCTGCCTGATGCGATCCGCTCGACCTTTCCCGACACCGTGGTGCAGACCTGCGTGGTGCACGTCATCCGCAACGCCATGCGCTTCGTGTCCTACAAGGACCGCAAGAAGGTCGCGACCTCGATGCGCGCGATCTATGGCGCGTCGACCACCGAGGCCGCCGAGCTCGCGCTCAAAGAGTTCGACACCGCCTACGGGGCCCAATATCCTGGGGCAATCGACGTTTGGCGCAACGCCTGGCCAGAGTTCGTGCCGTTCCTGGATTATCCGGTGGAGCTGCGCAAGATCGTTTACACCACCAACGCCATCGAGTCGATCAACTTCCAGCTGCGCAAGATCACCAAAAACCGCGGCCATTTCCCCGACAAGGACGCCGCGATGAAGTTGCTGTATCTCGGATTGCGCAACATCTCCAGCGACAGAGGAGGATTCTCGGGCACCGGAACGTACAACTGGACTGTGGCATTGAACACACTCGCCAGACTGTTCCCGGGACGAATTCCGTTGTGTTAG
- a CDS encoding integrase: MSSGRTNLVEGTRVLTYRGFAVIDKVEAAGVILQYASGDTTKTGYADIDSIRILENGEVSALCEPLRPRWDALSGEAREAALFKLGIVQEILTGYRDGHRALARPSEPRPPFGPSGASESQRCTAMAMQLNLGAQLDRKPPRRIQDEDCSTAHYSPVTIRSWVRGFKERGLLALIDARSTRQSKSWELIDERYRQVATQIVDTLDGDRSTISNQEIDRRTRVRLKENGLEDVQAPQRITRQFLAALKRERGATTRAQKSRKLRKVSGAKHYPAIRPGQVVAIDVTRADNLVYDTLTGRACSVEIITAIDVATRVVLALRVVPRSANGIEAGLLLYDICRPFSLLVEGTSISQWRWAGLPGQLDLGGVAVRVGKRLLAPDFSTLQGEHGVPSVLPDAIRCDHGSIFVSQHFRALLATLGIDLMLNRGGKANDNPHVERWHETIQRGLQQIPGYKGRNTSERGRLVSEEPLLTASQLRDHLRRFVALDYHRSAHEGLILSGEEEARMCPLEMWDAMTELTGRIDVPQQSDLIYQFLPVRWGTISHAGVEFKNLVYDSLRVFEPYRSVPVGQFRPEDRAAPFFY, from the coding sequence ATGTCTAGCGGCCGTACCAACCTTGTCGAAGGAACACGGGTACTGACTTATCGAGGGTTCGCGGTCATCGACAAAGTCGAAGCAGCCGGCGTCATCTTGCAGTACGCCTCCGGCGACACAACGAAAACCGGTTATGCGGACATTGATTCAATCCGCATCCTTGAGAATGGCGAAGTGTCAGCACTCTGCGAACCGCTTCGCCCCCGGTGGGACGCCCTCAGCGGTGAAGCCCGCGAGGCGGCGCTGTTCAAGTTGGGAATTGTTCAAGAGATCTTGACCGGTTACCGAGACGGCCATCGCGCTCTGGCACGTCCTAGCGAGCCGAGACCGCCGTTCGGTCCGAGTGGGGCTTCGGAGAGCCAGCGCTGCACTGCGATGGCCATGCAATTGAATCTTGGGGCGCAACTCGATCGCAAACCGCCCCGTCGGATCCAGGACGAGGATTGCAGCACAGCGCATTACAGCCCGGTCACGATCAGAAGCTGGGTACGCGGGTTCAAAGAGCGTGGCCTGCTCGCGCTGATCGATGCGCGAAGTACTCGCCAGAGCAAGTCCTGGGAGTTGATCGACGAGCGATACCGTCAGGTGGCCACCCAGATAGTCGACACCTTGGACGGGGACCGATCGACCATCTCCAATCAGGAGATCGATCGCCGAACCAGAGTTCGACTGAAGGAAAACGGGCTTGAGGACGTCCAGGCACCGCAGAGAATCACCCGCCAGTTCCTGGCTGCCCTCAAACGGGAGCGAGGAGCAACGACGCGTGCACAAAAGAGCCGAAAGCTCCGCAAGGTCTCAGGCGCAAAACACTACCCGGCGATTCGCCCGGGCCAGGTGGTCGCCATCGACGTCACCCGCGCCGACAATCTCGTTTACGACACACTGACTGGCCGCGCATGCAGCGTGGAGATCATCACCGCCATCGATGTCGCGACCCGTGTGGTTCTCGCGCTACGCGTCGTTCCCAGAAGCGCCAATGGTATCGAGGCAGGGCTGCTGCTCTACGACATCTGCCGCCCTTTCTCATTGCTGGTCGAGGGTACGTCCATCAGTCAATGGAGGTGGGCGGGCCTACCTGGGCAGCTCGACCTCGGCGGCGTGGCCGTACGGGTCGGCAAGCGCCTGCTGGCACCGGACTTCAGCACTCTGCAGGGCGAGCACGGCGTTCCGTCGGTGCTACCGGATGCCATCCGATGCGACCACGGATCAATCTTCGTCTCTCAACATTTCCGGGCGCTGCTGGCGACCCTGGGAATCGATCTGATGCTCAATCGCGGCGGCAAGGCCAACGACAACCCACATGTGGAACGTTGGCACGAAACCATTCAGCGTGGGTTGCAGCAGATCCCGGGATACAAGGGCCGCAACACCTCTGAGCGCGGCAGACTGGTTAGCGAGGAGCCCCTGTTGACCGCATCGCAGCTGCGGGATCACTTACGTCGTTTCGTCGCACTCGATTACCACCGCAGCGCGCATGAGGGCCTGATCCTGTCCGGTGAAGAGGAGGCAAGGATGTGCCCGCTCGAGATGTGGGATGCGATGACTGAACTCACTGGGCGAATCGATGTGCCGCAACAATCGGATCTGATCTACCAGTTCCTCCCGGTTCGATGGGGGACCATCAGCCACGCCGGGGTGGAGTTCAAGAACCTGGTGTACGACTCGCTGAGAGTCTTTGAGCCCTATCGTTCGGTGCCAGTCGGGCAGTTCCGACCTGAAGATCGCGCGGCACCCTTCTTCTATTAA
- a CDS encoding PE domain-containing protein, with protein sequence MTFFVQPEVVLASAGAESAISAETEAAASAAAPALVGTTPMGADPDSAMFSAALNSCGAGYLGVVSEHAAQRGLFAGAQNLASGVAVATEAARATTLGA encoded by the coding sequence ATGACGTTTTTCGTTCAGCCGGAGGTCGTGCTGGCCTCGGCCGGCGCCGAATCGGCGATCAGCGCCGAAACCGAGGCGGCGGCGTCAGCGGCGGCGCCCGCTTTGGTCGGAACGACGCCGATGGGCGCAGACCCCGACTCGGCGATGTTCTCGGCCGCGCTCAACTCGTGCGGCGCCGGCTACCTGGGTGTGGTTTCCGAGCACGCGGCTCAGCGCGGCCTATTCGCCGGCGCGCAGAACTTGGCGTCGGGGGTCGCCGTCGCGACCGAGGCGGCGCGCGCGACGACCCTGGGCGCCTAA